A genomic segment from Phragmites australis chromosome 6, lpPhrAust1.1, whole genome shotgun sequence encodes:
- the LOC133921553 gene encoding probable methyltransferase PMT15: MGVRTAATKLHIPPSAARRSTFLPFVVVALLCCASYLLGVWHHGGFFASPSQSPGVSIATTAVSCTTKTPLKKRTPSARSPSLDFSSHHTAAADETLTADTSSGSSSAAPPRYRACAAKYSEYTPCEDVARSLRYPRDRLVYRERHCLAGRERLRCLVPAPAGYRTPFPWPASRDVAWFANVPHKELTVEKAVQNWIRVDGDKLRFPGGGTMFPHGADAYIDDIGKLIPLHDGSIRTALDTGCGVASWGAYLLSRDILAMSFAPRDSHEAQVQFALERGVPAMIGVLASNRLTYPARAFDMAHCSRCLIPWQLYDGLYLIEVDRVLRPGGYWILSGPPINWKKYWKGWERTKEDLNAEQQAIEAVARSLCWTKVKETGDIAVWQKPTNHINCKASRKAAKSPPFCSHKNPDAAWYDKMEACITPLPEVSDANDVAGGAVKKWPQRLTAVPPRVSSGSIRGVTAKAFIQDTELWRKRVRHYKSVISQFEQKGRYRNVLDMNARLGGFAAALADDPLWVMNMVPTVGNTSTLGAIYERGLIGSYQDWCEGMSTYPRTYDLIHADSVFTLYKNRCEMESILLEIDRILRPEGTVIIRDDVDILVKVKSLADGMRWDSQIVDHEDGPLVREKVLLVVKTYWTAQDQDQ, from the exons ATGGGGGTCCGCACGGCGGCCACGAAGCTGCACATCCCGCCCTCCGCCGCCCGGCGCTCCACCTTCCTGCCATTCGTCGTCGTCGCCCTCCTCTGCTGCGCCTCCTACCTCCTCGGCGTCTGGCACCACGGCGGCTTCTTCGCCTCCCCTTCCCAGTCCCCCGGCGTCTCCATCGCCACTACCGCCGTCTCCTGCACCACCAAGACACCCCTGAAGAAGAGGACCCCCTCCGCTCGCTCCCCCTCCCTCGACTTCTCCTCGCACCACACGGCGGCCGCGGACGAGACGCTCACCGCCGACACCTCGTCCGGTTCCTCCTCGGCGGCGCCGCCGAGGTACCGCGCGTGCGCCGCCAAGTACTCCGAGTACACGCCGTGCGAGGACGTGGCGCGGTCGCTGCGGTACCCGCGGGACCGGCTGGTGTACCGGGAGCGGCACTGCCTCGCGGGGCGGGAGCGCCTGCGGTGCCTCGTCCCGGCGCCGGCCGGGTACCGGACCCCGTTCCCGTGGCCCGCCAGCCGCGACGTCGCCTGGTTCGCCAACGTGCCGCACAAGGAGCTCACCGTCGAGAAGGCGGTGCAGAACTGGATCCGCGTCGACGGCGACAAGCTGCGGTTCCCCGGCGGCGGGACCATGTTCCCGCACGGCGCCGACGCGTACATCGACGACATTGGGAAGCTCATCCCGCTCCACGACGGCTCCATCCGCACCGCGCTCGACACCGGCTGCGGG GTGGCGAGCTGGGGCGCGTACCTGCTGTCGCGGGACATCCTGGCCATGTCGTTCGCGCCGCGGGACTCCCACGAGGCGCAGGTGCAGTTCGCGCTGGAGCGCGGCGTGCCCGCCATGATCGGCGTGCTCGCGTCCAACCGCCTCACCTACCCGGCGCGCGCCTTCGACATGGCTCACTGCTCCCGCTGCCTCATCCCCTGGCAACTCTACG ATGGACTGTACTTGATCGAGGTCGACCGCGTGCTGCGGCCCGGAGGGTACTGGATCCTGTCCGGACCGCCGATCAACTGGAAGAAGTACTGGAAGGGATGGGAGAGGACCAAGGAGGACCTCAACGCCGAGCAGCAGGCTATCGAGGCCGTCGCCAGGAGCCTATGCTGGACGAAGGTCAAGGAAACCGGCGACATCGCGGTCTGGCAGAAACCCACCAACCACATCAACTGCAAGGCCTCCCGCAAGGCTGCCAAGTCCCCGCCTTTCTGCTCCCATAAGAATCCCGACGCAGCATG GTACGATAAGATGGAGGCCTGCATAACGCCGCTCCCGGAGGTTTCCGATGCAAacgacgtcgccggcggcgcggTGAAGAAATGGCCGCAGAGGCTGACCGCCGTGCCGCCCAGGGTCTCCAGCGGCAGCATCAGGGGCGTCACGGCCAAAGCGTTCATTCAGGACACCGAGCTGTGGCGGAAGCGGGTCCGGCACTACAAGTCGGTGATCAGCCAGTTCGAGCAGAAAGGGCGGTACCGCAACGTGCTCGACATGAACGCCCGCCTCGGCGGCTTCGCGGCCGCGCTGGCGGACGACCCCTTGTGGGTCATGAACATGGTCCCGACCGTGGGGAACACGAGCACGCTCGGGGCCATCTACGAGCGCGGGCTCATCGGAAGCTACCAGGACTG GTGCGAGGGCATGTCTACCTACCCCCGGACCTACGATCTCATCCACGCGGACTCGGTGTTCACCCTGTACAAGAACAG GTGCGAGATGGAGAGCATTCTGCTGGAGATAGACCGGATCCTGAGGCCGGAGGGCACGGTGATCATCAGAGACGACGTGGACATTCTGGTGAAGGTCAAGAGCTTAGCGGACGGGATGAGGTGGGACAGCCAGATCGTCGACCACGAAGACGGCCCGCTCGTCAGGGAGAAGGTCCTCCTGGTTGTAAAGACGTACTGGACTGCCCAGGACCAAGACCAGTAG